In the bacterium genome, TGACGGAAAGCAGTCGCGGGCGCCTGGGCGGCAAGAGCGCGGGCCTGCTGCTCGCCCACCGCATCCTCGCCGCGATGGGTGCCGAGGAGCCGCTGCTCGCCGGCATCCGCGTGCCCAAGGCCGCCTATCTCGTCTCAGACTGGCTGCTGGAGTTCCTCGACTACAACGATCTCGCCGACGTGCTCGAGCAGAAGTACAAGGACGTGGCGCAGGTCAGGCGCGAGTACCCGAACGTCGTGCAGCTCTTCAAGAACTCGAGCTTCCCGCCGGCCTTGCGGCGCAACCTGTTGGCCGTCGTCGACGACTTCGGCGAGACACCGATCATCGTGCGCTCCTCGAGCCTGCTCGAGGACCGCCTCGGCACCTCCTTCGCCGGCAAGTACAAGAGCCTCTTCCTCGCCAACCAGGGCACGCGCGAGGAGCGCCTCGAGGCCCTGCTCGACGCGATCGCCGAGATCTACGCCTCGGTCTTCGGGCCCGACCCGGTCGAGTACCGCCGCGAGCGCGGCCTGCTCGACTTCAACGAGGAGATGGGCGTGCTCATCCAGGCCGTCGTCGGCCGCCGCGTGGGCCGCTACTTCCTGCCCGCCTTCGCGGGCGTGGCCTTCAGCAACAACGAGTTCCGCTGGTCGCCGCGCATCAAGCGCGAGGACGGCATCGCGCGCCTCGTGCCGGGCCTCGGCACGCGCGCGGTGGACCGTATCGGCGACGACTATCCGATCCTGCTCGTGCCGGGCCAGCCCAGCCTGCGCGTGAACGTCGCCCTCGAGGAGAAGCTGCGCTACTCGCCCAAGGAGCTGGACGCGCTCGATCTCGAGAGCCGCACGCTGGTGAGCCTGCCCATCCACCAGTTCCTGGCCGACAGCGGCTGCGAGGTGCCGGGCTTCGAGCAGGTCTACTCGCTGCTCGACGCGGGCAGCCTGCGCAGGGCCTCGCGACTCCTGGTCGACCCCGAGCAGGACGAGTTCGTCACCACCTTCGCCGGGCTGGCCGACGACACGCCCTTCCTGCGCCAGCTCGCCGCCATGCTCAAGGTGCTGCAGCAGCGGCTGAACACGCCGGTGGACATCGAGTTCGCCCACGACGGCGAGCACTTCTACCTACTCCAGTGCCGGCCCCAGAGCTACGGGCCGCAGGACGCGCCGGCGCCCATCCCCAAGGATCTGCCCGAGGAGGACATCCTCTTCACGGCGAACCGGCACGTCTCCAACGGTTGGGTGCCGGACATCACGCACATCGTCTACGTGGACGGGCGGCACTACGCGGACCTCGGGCGGCACGAGGACCTGCTCGCCGTCGGCCACGCGGTGAG is a window encoding:
- a CDS encoding pyruvate, phosphate dikinase, coding for MPENDERLDEILLALRERAKELECLYRVEEILGWPELPLAARLRAVADAVGPGWQYPSICEVIVEVGGQQYRSRDFPPTPWVLRAPITVRGQALGAIEVYYLEPRPEADEGPFLKEELRLIGTIADRISTQLTLEDLAGGDAGLRPAAAPGGEEVWRGPAELLRLSDPRLYVSIARKLINHLCWLGIAQAQVMLRDAELAAVDDEGVGEQNVPGRRRRPVEEILLSEAPFALANQHMNGAEILALMQKWLQEDKASVFLKTLNNPYSPMGEVAEAVHRYAQFTAAGGTLAEPTRQGLQVSLVRRFLTEQLDFIKCAKEFFALPDFEALLGGMVMTESSRGRLGGKSAGLLLAHRILAAMGAEEPLLAGIRVPKAAYLVSDWLLEFLDYNDLADVLEQKYKDVAQVRREYPNVVQLFKNSSFPPALRRNLLAVVDDFGETPIIVRSSSLLEDRLGTSFAGKYKSLFLANQGTREERLEALLDAIAEIYASVFGPDPVEYRRERGLLDFNEEMGVLIQAVVGRRVGRYFLPAFAGVAFSNNEFRWSPRIKREDGIARLVPGLGTRAVDRIGDDYPILLVPGQPSLRVNVALEEKLRYSPKELDALDLESRTLVSLPIHQFLADSGCEVPGFEQVYSLLDAGSLRRASRLLVDPEQDEFVTTFAGLADDTPFLRQLAAMLKVLQQRLNTPVDIEFAHDGEHFYLLQCRPQSYGPQDAPAPIPKDLPEEDILFTANRHVSNGWVPDITHIVYVDGRHYADLGRHEDLLAVGHAVSALNKLLPKRQFILIGPGRWGSRGDIRLGVNVSYSDINNSAMLIEVARRP